A window of Variovorax paradoxus genomic DNA:
GAAGACGTTCCCCGACTTCCCTCCCTATGGCGGCGAACACGAAGGCGTCATTCCGCATCTGTCGGTGGCGCATGGCCATGCGCGCGACGCGCAGGAGGCAGCCGACGAACTGAATGTCCGCCTTCTCGCATCAGGTGCCGTACACGCGCATTGCACCGAAGTCACGCTGATCGAGAACTCGTCCGGGCGCTGGCGCGACCTGCATGTCTTCGCGCTACCCGAAGCGACTTCCTGAGTATTCGTTCATGCCCGAAGAACCATCGACGTCGCCCGTTCGCAACGTGCTCTTCATCTGCAGCCGCAACCAGTGGCGCAGCCCCACAGCGGAGCAGATCTGGCGGCGGCACCCGCTGATCCGCGCACGCTCCGCCGGCACCAGCCCGAATGCGCGGCACACGGTGTCCGTGGACGACATCGAATGGGCCGACGTCATCCTCGCGATGGAAGAAAAGCACAAGTCGCGGCTGGTGGCCGAGTTCAAGCGAATGCTGGAAGGCAAGCCGATCCACGTGCTCGACATTCCGGACGAGTACAAATACATGGACCCTGAGCTCGTCGAGGAGCTCGAGCGGTCGGTTGCGTCGATTCCTCAAATCGACTGACGTTCGCAGCAACGAGAACCGCACCTGAAGAAGCACATGCCAGAAATCTACATAAGCACAGACGTCGAATCCGACGGCCCCATCCCCGGCCCGCATTCGATGCTCAGCTTCGGCTCGGCCGCCTACACGGCCGACAAGCAACTGCTCTCCACGTTCACCGCCAACCTGCACACCCTGCCCGGCGCCGAGGCCGACCCGAAGACCGCCGCCTGGTGGAAGACCCAGCCCGAGGCCTGGGCCGCCTGCCGCAGCGACCTGCAGGATCCCGCCCACGCGATGAAGAACTACGTGAGCTGGCTCAAGGGGCTGCCCGCGCGGCCCGTGTTCGTCGCGTACCCCGCGGGCTTCGACTTCCTGTTC
This region includes:
- a CDS encoding low molecular weight protein tyrosine phosphatase family protein produces the protein MPEEPSTSPVRNVLFICSRNQWRSPTAEQIWRRHPLIRARSAGTSPNARHTVSVDDIEWADVILAMEEKHKSRLVAEFKRMLEGKPIHVLDIPDEYKYMDPELVEELERSVASIPQID
- a CDS encoding exonuclease: MPEIYISTDVESDGPIPGPHSMLSFGSAAYTADKQLLSTFTANLHTLPGAEADPKTAAWWKTQPEAWAACRSDLQDPAHAMKNYVSWLKGLPARPVFVAYPAGFDFLFVYWYLMRFAGESPFSHSALDVKSFAMAMLKLDYRDSTKRAMPRRWFDPGLPHTHVALDDAIEQGALFCNMLAENRAAAKGPAP